Genomic window (Sediminispirochaeta smaragdinae DSM 11293):
CGGCTTCGGTCGCGGCCGTGATGGTTTCTTTGATAAGTCCGCATAATCCACTATCTATTTCGACACCGACGGAATTCCGTGCCGAGGCAATGGCCGCAGCCGTAACGGTTCCGGTTCCGAGAAATGGGTCCAACACCGTATCGTTTTGGATTGAGAACATATTAATGAGGCGAAAGGCCAGCTCAAAGGGAAAGGCCGCGCTTCTTGATCGGCATCCTTTCTGAGACAGCGGCTGGCGTATTCCTTTAAAATCCCATAGATCGGAAAACCAACTATTTCGTTCTTCCCAGAAAAGAGCGCTTCTCTTTCTGATTATGCGTCCATCTTCGGAAAAACGACGATTTCCTCCTTTTCGAAATACAAGGATATACTCATGCTCAAGGGTGACATATGCTCCGGCCGGGAGCATACCTGAACCCATGAACTTGGTTGGACTATTGGTTTGCTTCCTCCACAGAAGTGGCGGGAGTGAGTGAAATCCCAAGGCCTCACAGCTTGAAATGATACGGGCATGATTGGTGAAGAGACGAAAATGAGCACCTATTTTTCTTGTAGCATCTCCTATGTTGATGCATAGAAAACCTCCTGGCATGAGCACTCTTGAGCACTCACGCCAGACCTCGTCAAGAATGGAATGCATCGCTTCGAAGGCCTTATACCCATTCCCGTTTTCAAGAGCGACCTTGATGTCGGGGTTTTGAAGAGCAAAGAGAAGATCCCACATGCTAATCATCGGGTAGGGAGGGGAGGTAACCACCAAAGCGATAGTTTCCGCTTCAATTGTCCTCATGTTTCGAGCCGATCCAAACAAGATGTCGTGAGTAGTCTGCATGGCTCATTGTATCCTCATTTCCTCGGATTAAACCAGAGTTCCGTCGGTAGTTCGTGAAAGTGGGGAGGATATGCTGTTCTTATCGTATTTTCAAAATGTCTTATTCTTTTTTCAAATTGAATGTCGACATTCTCTTTTTCCCGTAAGGGGAAGGATAAGGAAATGTTTGAAAAGGTGTTTTCTGAAAAAGTGAGGATCCCGTTCAGCTCTCGAACGAGGATATCCTTCAAGCCTGCATCATCTTGGTAATCTATGGTTTCATGTGCCGATTCGAAGAGGCTTGAAATTGATACTTCGGCCCTCTCGTATTGTCTCCGAATTTCGATAGAGAGCATGACGCTCGTTTTTCGTTTCGACAGTAGGAACTTCACTGTTTTACTAAGTATTTCCGTGAAAAAAAGGGCAAGTGGTAATGCTTGACTGAGTGCAATTTCAGGGATTTTACTCTCGACCTGAATAGACATACGACGAGCGGAAGCGAGAAATTGATACTTGTGTTGCATAGCAATTTTTTCGAAAAGTAGTGGGAGTTTAACCGATATGTGCGAATGAGAAAATTTCGAGCATGACGATACCGCTGTAATGGAATACAAACGCAATTCCGTTGCGGTTAATGCGGCTCTTAATTCTTCGTTGTCGGTATTGTTTTGCTCAATGGAGAGTAGACTGAACATGACTTGCAGGTTGGCATGGATATGTTTGTCGATGCTTTGCTTGATATTCAAAACTGCCGCTTCTGTTTTTTCTATGGTATGATTTCGTGATCGAAGGATAAGAGCAAGTATGAGGATGAGACCGGCCTGAAAAAAGATCAGCAGGCAGAGAAGCCTGTTTGCATCGGACAATAACAACTTCAGTGACATCTTTATCGCTTTACAAGAACACAAGAGCCGATTGTTGATGACAAGACGAAGAGAACACAATCATTCTGTACCATAAGAGAACTCCTTTTTGTATTCATATATAACGATGATGATGGTAGATGGTATGAGGCCCTTCGGACAATGGAAAATAATACCAGTATAATGCCAGTTTATTGACAGATTTCGTATCAGTCCTGATAGAAAAGCTCAAGAAGTCGTTCTCGCAGGTTTTCTTTTCGATTTTTGATGCCCAACTTTTCCCTTATCCGCTCTCTATGAAATTGAACGGTGCGAAGAGTAAGGCTCAAGGTCGAAGCAATTTCTTTTGATGTCTTTCCCTTCAGAATGAAATCGATGATCTGGATTTCCCTGTGGGTGAATTGTTTCAACAAAGCAAGGGGGCTTGCCGTTTGTATTTCTGCTATAGCATTTTTACCTCCCCAGGTAGAATCGATTGATTCATTTTTTATCTCTCTGTTCGGTGTAAGATTGCTATAAAGTGCGGTTGATAAATCAAGCTGCTTTTTGTGGATAAATTCCTGTTGCTTTTCAAGTACAACCTGCAATGCGGTATTGAGTTCGTCTATTTTCTGCTCCTTTTCTTTGAGATCATGCTCAAATTTTTTGTATACACTAACATCTTTACATATGCCTCTAATTCCTTTATACACTCCCATTATGTCTATTTGAGCAGCAAAGCGTATCAACGTTTCCCGCTGTGGAATTTGCTGGGTCTCTATAACTACCTCAATCTCCTCATGTCCGGAGGATTGTTGTTCTTTTAGCTTTTGAATAAGCAGCGAAATTTCTTTCCGGCTTTGTTGATGGATAATGGAAGCTATATGCTTACCAATGAGGGTAGCCGGGTGATACCCTGTGAAGGCTATTGCAGATTGTGAAACATAGCGAAAGTACCCCTTTGTATCGCATTCGAAAAACCAATCAAAGGAATGACTGGAGAGAAAAATGTTACGGCTTCGCAGGTTAAGCATTTCGGTAATATCTTGAAACGAGGAGAGGAAATACCCCCTTTTGTGTCCTTTTCTGTAAAAGAGGGAAAGGGTTGCATCAATTGCAAGTTCCCTATCGGCGTTGGTAAAGGCTCCCAGAAGTCCTTGCCATGTCCCCTGTTGCTTCACCCTGTCATAGGCTTGCTGTGCGTTCGACTTATCTTTCCAAAGGTTCAGGACACTTATTCCGATCACTTGTTCGATTCTGGAATATCCCCACAAGGTAAGGAAAGCATGATTGGCATAGACTATCTTTCCTGCCCAATCAGAAATGACTACGGGATTGTGGAAGTAGTCAAAAATCATTGTGAAAATTGTGCTCCTTTGTTACATGCCCCTGCATATGACAATTATGAAGATATTCACTTTCCGAGGGAATTCATTGTGTAGCCTATCATGGATAAAAAAAACTTAGGCTATAGAAAAGTACCAGTACAGTACCAGGAAAAACTATTGGTATTATTTTGTTTGCGTGATATTGGATATATTAGATGTTTTTGTGTTTTAATTACTGGTGATCTTGCTTACCAGTGGCGAAAGAGAGAGGAAATCATTCTTGGCCTAACACTATTTTTGATTGGAGAATGATCTGTCGCGTTTGCTGGAGTTTTTCTTCTATTGTTTGCGTAAGAAGCCTTGCTGCCTCTTTTCCTACCTCGTAGTCGGGCTGGATGATTTGGTACACCCGTTCCTTACAGGGAAGATCGACTACCAACTGATCATGGAGTGCAATGACGATATCGTTGTACCACTCTTCAGAGCGTACATTCATTGCAGTGATAAATCCTTTGAGTAATCGGTTGTTCAGGACCACGATGGAATGGAATTTACCTATTCGCTTCAATGCCGATTTTAGTTTCTCAATCTCTTGCACATCTATGGATGTAAAGAGTCTGTTGTCATTTAGTCGGATTATCCATTCTTCGGGAACGGAGATTCCCGCCTCATGCATTGCATCGAGATATCCCTCCTCCCGTTCTTCCATACTTGAGCAAGGCAGGCCTTTTAATAGGATATTTTTTCTATGCCCCCGGGAAATGAGCGCTTTTGTCAAATTATAGGTACTTTCACGGTGATTGGAAGAGACATAATTGGCATCAATGCCGGCAACATTTCGATCAACGAGAACAAAAGGAACATTCTTTTCTTGGAGTAACTTGATGATGTTCCGGTTATGATCCTGGTAGGATTCCTCAGCTATGACAGGAGAAAGAATGACACCGTCGATGTTGTTCTGCAAGAGCGATTGAAAGTAATCCTCGACTTTCTTGAAATCTCGATCACCATTGCATATTACTGTATGAATTCTCTGATTCCATAAGAAGTCTTCAATCCCGCGTAAAAGGGTAGAACCAAAGCGATCGGAGACATCGTCGATGGCAACGCCGATGAGTTTCGCAGGTGATGGTCTTTCTTCGGCCTCTTCCTTTGCTGCGTGAACGAAGGTACCGCGACGCTGTGGGTAGCGCACCAATACTCCGCGTGATACCAATTCTTGTAGTGCTTTCTTTATCGTTATCCGGCTTACATCAAAGGAGACTACTAAATCCCTTTCCGAAGGAATTTGTGATCCGGGTCTCCAATTGTTCGATGTTATCTCGTTTTGGATTTTTTCTATAATCTGCTCATATTTATACACTTGCATCTACCTACTAAGGAAAATGGATATATCCATATATTCACCAATCAGAAAATAAATGTCAATCCTTTTTTGGGTTTTGGGCATGAAAAAGGTACATTATGGAAAATAGCCTGTTTTGAGGTGAATGATGGACCCCGTTTTGCGCCTTTTACCCCGATTCTGCTCTGACTTTCTTATTGACAGTGTCATAAAGCTATTTTAAAATGGTGATACCCAAAAAATATATGGATATATCCAAAAGGAGGCCTTATGAGAAAACCATTGATGTTCCTTATTGTGCTATTGGCAGCTGCGGGAGTGCTCTATGCCGGTGGACAAACGGAAGCTTCCTCACCGGAAGCTGCTTCAAGCTTAAGTGGAGTTGTCACCGTGTATACACCCCATGGAGCCGAAATCACCGATCCCATCTTAGATGCGTTTCGTGCGAAATATCCTGATATTCGGATTCAAATTGTAAACGCCGGAACCGGAGAACTTCTGTCGAGGCTTGAGGCCGAAAAAGATAATCCGACCGCCGATGTCATGTGGGGTGGCGATACGATTTCTTTTGAATCCTACTCACATCTATTTGCTTCTTATGAATCTCCCGAAGATGCCTCTATGATGAAAAGCGATCCTGCTCATAAATGGCATCCCTTTTCCGTTCTTTGCCAGCCGATCCTTGTCAATACTGATTTAGTGGCGGCAGATGCCTATCCCTCTACCGTTAAGCAGCTTGCCGATGCGGCGTGGAAGGATGGAAAGATTGCCCTTGCCGATCCGAATAAATCGGGTACCGGCTATACCATAGTATCTGGACTTGTCAATGCCTATGGCTGGGATTTCATTGGAAAACTACTTGACAACTGTGTCGTCACTCCCGGTTCCGATGCCATGTTCAAGGCCATCAAAGACGGTGAAGTTGCCGTCGGTTTTATCAACGAGGATTTGGGGGCAAAATGGGAGCAGGAAGGCCTGCCTGTCAAGATGATCTATGCGAAGGATGCGGTTACGGTTCAGATGGATGCTGTCGCGTTGGTTGCAAATTCCCCGAGCCCTGAGATTGGGAAGGTTGTTCTTGATTTTATTTGTTCGGCAGATGCTCATACGATAGCAGTGGAGCAGATTTCTCGTCGTTCCGCACGAATCGATGTAGATCCCCCCTCCATTCTTCCTGCATTGGGCCAGCTCAATCTTTTTCCTGCAAATGAACCCCGACAGGTTGTTAATGCGAAGTTTGAAAAATTGGCGCAGTGATTTTTCTCATAAAGCACCCTGATCTATCAGGGTGCTTTTTTCCTAAAAAAAGGAGTACATCTTGAGCCGTATTTTGATCTTCTTTAGGGACCCCTGGAAAATTTTTACTGCAATCGCTCTTGTTTTACTCATTTCCCTTGTGATCTTCTCACAGGTATGGATATGTAAATCTTCCTTTCAAAGAAACGGCGGAGAATTTACCATCAGTACGTCGACCGACGGCGAGCTTTTACTGGAAGATGAGACGGTGAAAGGATTTTCTTTGTCACAGATTTCCGACGGCCGTTATCGTGTAAACCAGAGACATACTCCGCTTTATATCATTACAAGCATGGAGCCTGGTGTGCTTGGGATAGAAGCGGCCAATGGGAATATCGCGGACACGTCTCTCCAGGAAGGTACCGTCTCTCTATCAACCGGACCGGATACACTCTGGATATCACAAAAGATTTTTACCGGATTATTTGATGACGGAAGTAATCATCGACAGTTGGCGCTGCAAAAAAGTAGCGAAAACATGGTACACCTGCAATACAATCCTGGAGCCTTTCTTCTTTTTGCGGATAAGAAAACCCATTATACCCTGTCCAATTATGTGACCTTTTTCCGAAATTCAAAATATCTAAGTGCGGTAAAGAATAGTTTCCTGGTAATGATATTCTCCACACTTATTGCTTCATTTTTTGGTGTCGGACTTGCATACCTCTATGCCAGATATAAGGTTCCAGGTACGAGCTCCGTCCTGACAATTATTACGATGGCCTCCGTTTCTCCTCCTTTTCTTGGTGCATATGCATGGCGAATGTTGTTGGGTAGTTCCGGGGTGATTACCCGGCTTTTTCATCTCAATTGGACCATTGTCGGTTTGCACGGGGTCGTTTGGGTCATAAGCTGGTTGGTTTTTCCTATCATATTTTTACTGACCTATGATGCTTTTATTTCTTTGGACCACTCGTTACGAGAGTGTTCGATGAGTTTGGGGGGGGATCGAAAAACAACCTTTTTTCGAATCGAACTGCCGATGGCCATGCCTGGAATCCTAAACGGGCTATACCTTGCGATGATGACTGCGTTTACCGATTTTGGTACTCCATATGTTATTTCGCTGAATTTAAATGTGCTTCCCGTCATGATCTATAAGGAATACATGAGCGAGGTCGGTGGAAATCTTTCGATTGCCAGTACGGGAAGCATGCTCATGATTTTTTTCTCCTCGTTGATCCTTATGGCACAGCGGATTTACCTTGCTCGACGCTCGTATGCATCGGTTAAGTCGCATCAGCCTTCCGCACGACAGGCAGGAAAGGGGAAAAAACGGGTGATTTATGCATCGACCGCTATTGTCCTTGCTTTTGCGTTTCTTCCCCACATTACCGTGGCGATTTCTGCTTTTTTTAAGTGGAAGGTCGGGATCCTTACTTCCACCTTTACCCTGGATAATTTTGCGAGACTATTCAGAAGCAACCTCAGTTCTGTCGGCGTGACCTTGTTCACGGGAGGTACGGCAACCCTCTTGGATTTTATCTTCGGGATCGGTATTGCCTTTGTCGTGGTCAAAAAGCGTTACCCCGTTGTTGCAACTCTTCTTAATCAACTGGTGATGGTTCCTTATCTGATTCCAGGAACTGTACTTGGTATCGGTTTTATCCTTTTATTCAACCAGCCTCCTATTCTCTTAACGGGGACATGGTTGATTTTGGTTCTCGCCTATTTTATCAGAAAGTTGCCGTATTCGGTAAAGAGTGCAGAATCTGCTCTATACCAGGTCCACCCGGCCTTGGGAGAGGCTGCGGAAAGTCTTGGCGCAAAGCCTATGAGGAGTTTTTGGCAGATTACCTTTCCGCTGATTATCGGTGGTGTTATCAGCGGGGCAACGCTTTCGTTTCTTCAGATAATGACGGAAATAAGTGCTTCTATTATTCTTTATCGTCCTCCCTGGAAGCCCATGACTGCCGTAATTTTTGAGAATACCATCGACGCCGGGGCCGACTTCGGGATTGCATCGGCCATGACTGTGCTGCTGATGGTGATGCTCTATGTGCCCCTCTATATTGTAACCATCAAAGCTCGAAAACCTAAGGAGGTCCGCATTGAAAGTATCTGATACAAATCGGAAAACTACCTCGGTATCAATAAAAGAGGTCCAGAAAAATTTCGGCGCCATTCAGGCACTTCGTAATGTTTCACTGGAGATCCATGAAAAAGAGTTTTTTACTCTGTTGGGGCCTTCGGGGTGCGGGAAGACTACTCTTTTACGTAGCATTGCCGGTTTTGAAAAAACGACAAAGGGCGAAATCTTTTTTAACGAGGAAAATACGACAAATATTCCGCCGTGGAATAAGAATATAGGTTTTGTCTTTCAAAACTATGCTCTATGGCCGAATAAGAGTGTTTATCGAAATATTGCTTATGGATTGGAACTCAGGAAAAAAGATGCTTCATACATAAAAGAAAAGATCTCATGGGCTCTCGACATGGTTGAGCTTAGGGGAATAGAGAAAAAGTTTCCCGAAGAGTTGAGTGGGGGACAGCAGCAGCGTGTTGCAATCGCTCGTGCCTTGGTAATCGATCCTGATATCCTTCTTTTGGACGAGCCTTTATCCAACCTCGACGCAAAATTGCGCATATCGTTGCGGCAGCAGATAAGAAATATTCAACGTTCTCTTGAGATCACGGCCGTATATGTTACCCATGACCAGGAGGAAGCTCTCGAAATCTCCGATAGGATTGCCGTGATGAATAAGGGTGAAGTTCTGCAGGTCGGTCCGCCGGAAGAAATTTATCAGCGGCCCAGCGACCTCTTTGTAGCGGACTTTATCGGAAAAGCCAATTTTCTTGAAGGCGAGTTACATGGATCGGACTTCAAGCTTCCTGGCAACTTGGTAATACCACTTCAGCCGAAAAACTGTAAGGCTGGTAAGGGAATTCTTTTTACAAGGCCAGAATCCTTCTCTCATTCAAAGGAGGAAGGCTTTGGTGGAATTCGCGGACGAATAATTCAGCGATACTATCTTGGTAACTTACATCGATACCGAGTTGATATCGGTAATGAGATGTCTATTCTTCTGGAGACAGGAGAACAATATAACGAAGGTGATTTGATACAGCTAAAGGTAAGCAACTATGAAATCTTTAACCAATAAAGAATTTTTTTTCTCATCCCTTCCCGAAATGAAAGCGTTATTTGGCAACCTTGTTACAGTAAAGGATAAGGAAGGTTGTAAGTGTCCCGGCATTCATCAGGGATTTATTGCATCGATCATACAGTTTCAGCCCTTGCTTGAAATAGCAGTTTTTACTTCCGATGGCACTGAGGTCGAGTTTACTCTCAAGGAAGCGATATCTACTCCAATAGAGATATGTAAAACCTTCACTTCTTCGCTTGGGCTCATTATGGACCAACGCTTTTCGGTATTAGGAAATCAGGTCTTTCTTCACGTTGAATTCTCAAGAACTCCAGATGCGGGAATACTGGATTTCTCTGTGGATTTTTCGGGAGCGTTACTTTTTTCACCGCAAGGTGTTCCCTATCATTGGGAAGATGAAAAAATGGTGAATGCTTATATAAAAAGTCCTCAACAGCTCCATGGTATATGGAAAGAGACAAACTTTATACTTCGATTTTCTAGAAAACTAAACCAGCTTGCTTTGCATAAGATCAATGCCGATGAGATAAAAAGGGAACAGTACTTTTCCAGTCACAACCTGAAAAAGCGGTATACCTATTGGGTCGAGAGGCCTCAACGGGGAGGCTATGATGGAGCATCTTCTCTTTGTAGCAGAAATATGGGATATGCCGGAGCATGGATTCCGGACTTTTCCGACGGAAAAAAGGCAAGTATCGATATCAATTTTTCGGTTTTCTCAACAAATGAAGTTGCTGACTCTGATAGCCCAAAATCGATCGAAGAGGTAAGTTCTTTACTCAATACTGAATGGGAAGAATATATCCAGAAAATTCCAAATTTTCGATGTCAGGAAAAAAATCTTGAGAAAATTTATTACACGAGTTGGTACATTCTAAAGTCCGGTAGAATTCACTTTCCGGAAAAGCGTTTTAGATACCCGTTCACTTCGGTAAATAAATTTCACTACTATAATCAATTTTTTTGGGATTCTGCATTTCAGGCGATTGCCTGGCTTTGGTTTAACGATCCCGACCCTTCTGAAAGTGAGATGAAAAATTTTGTCGCTCACCAATGGCGGAACGGGATGATTCCCTACGAACTTTTTATGTATCCGGTAAATGGTCGGGAATGGATGGATGGGGATTCTCTCACCTCGGGGACAACGCAACCTCCCGTAATTGGCATCACCTTGAAGGAGGTTTTTACAAAATTCGGTAACAAGGCCTATCTCGATTTTTTCTATGATTCCCTGGTCGAGTATGAAAGGTGGTTAAGCCTTTACCGAGATTTGGGAAAAAGAGGACTTTCTTCTTATGTAAATATCTGGGAAACGGGTTGGGACAATAGTCCTCGCTTTGATGCTGCGGCTCGGAATAGGGTCCTTGACCCCTTTATTGAGGGGGTTGATTTTAACGTTTATATCTACATCTTACGTGAGACCATTCTCCAGATCGCTTCTGTTCTTGGTAAGCCTGAACCGCTGGGAATCCGGGAACATCAGGCAATGACAAAACGTAGCATGAATGAGTTGATGTACAACCAGGAAGACCACTTTTATTATGATTTGGAAGCGGCAAGCGATCACAGAATTCCGGTCAAGACTGCGGCTGGGCTTCTCCCTCTGATGACTGATATTCCATCGGCGGCGCAACGTTCGGCTCTCATCGATCGCTATCTATGTTCTGAAAAGGAGTTTCTAACGACCGCTCCCGTGCCCTCGGTAAGTCAAAGTGAAGAAAGTTATAGTTCTTACGATTTTTGGCGGGGAGCGAACTGGCCGCAAATAACCTGGTCCGTGTTGTATGGGATCTGTGAAAGTGAGCCGGATGAAGCAGGGAAGGTACTCGATAGATTTCTCCATTCCACAAGTGCAAATGAAAACTGCTATGAATACTACGATTCGGCCACAGGGGAGGGGGCTGGATTACCTTTTCAGGGGTGGGGTGCACTATATACCGATTTTATTATTCGATTTGTTGTCGGTATACATCCGACGAAAAAAGGGTTCCGATTTAATCCAGTTTCCAAGAAATACAGAAATTTCCAGCTTGATAATCTTATCTTGAAGGGGAGGAAGCTTTCTATAGAGCGAAAAGGCCAGACGTGGAATATAGGAATTGCAGGATATGGTGTCATTACATATGTCGAAACTCTTATATGTGATGTTGATCTTTCCGGCGTAGAGATCGCGATCTCTTTTGACCAAGAAAAAGCCGATCTCTCTTCGATTTCTTTTTCTGGTGCCTCTTATTGGCGGGAAAACAAGCTTTTTCTAACAGCTGAATGTTAAAGCACGCAGTTATTGCACCTTAGGGCCCCATGTTGTTGACATGGGGCCCGACCTCTTGCATGGCAAGTTTCATTTCTTTATTCTTAATACATTGTTGCAGCATATCTAACGCCTTTTTCGATTAAGGATATATCTATGGCCGTTACAATAAAGGATATTGCCAAGATTGCCGGTGTCACGCATTCAACCGTTTCGAGATGTTTAAATGATAAGCCGGGAGTTTCCGACGCCATGAGGGCGGAAATAAAACGTATAGCCCAAGATCTCGGCTTTGAATTTAATGCTAATGCGCGGAGTTTGCATACCAGCAAGACGGAGACGATAGGGATTATTCTTAATGAGGCAAATGATGATAATCAACCTCATCTATTTACAAATAATTTTCTTCGGCATATTAGACATCAGTTGGAAGAAGAGGATTTGGATACGATCACGACCTTTCCCCACAATGATTATTCGGGAAAAGATAATATTCAAAAAATTGTCAACAGGCGAAAGGTTGATGGCCTTATACTTCTTACTTCTTCGATCGAAAAAGAAACCGTTGATTTTCTTCGGGACGCTGAAATCCCGTTTGTTTTCTCCCACCAGATCCCTCCCGACGAATTTGGTAAGGTTAATGCCGTCTATTGTGACCATCGAAAGGGGGGGTATTTAGCGACTAAACACTTGATTGATTGCGGATACCGGAGGATTCTCTGTGTCACCCGACCCGATCAACGTTTGGAGTTTGCATTACGAACAGATGGTTATAGGCAGGCCTTGGAAGAGGCCGGAATAGCCGTTGATGAGACGATGATCCTAAAGGGGGGATCCTCCTTTGATTTCTGTCCGGAGGATGTGGAACGGGAAATCTTGCAAGTTTCAAAATACGATGCCATCTTTGCCCATACCGATCTTATCGCTCTTGAGATCATGAAAGAATTAGTCAAACATGGTATTTCTGTTCCTAAGGATATTGCCCTTATGGGCTATGATAATATTGAATTGTGTACCTTTTTTGAGCCTCATCTTTCGTCTGTTGCGCAACCCCTGGAAGACATATCGATAAAGACCTGTGAAATCCTGATTAAGCAGCTCGCCGGTGATAATACGGTAAAGCGGTTTGTTTTTCAGCCTCGTTTAATTCCTCGCGAAACGACCTAAAGCGTAAGAAAAAGAAATTCCTTTACAAAGGGAGAATTCGGGAATACCATAAAGCACACGTGTGAGTAGACATATTTATGGTGTGAAGGAGTAGTCTCTGGCTATACTGTATTGATTGTGTAAAAACGGCAGCTGCCTTATATGATTGTTAATGCTGTACAAAGAATAAGTTTTATTCTTTGTCGCATCTGTTTTGTGGGTACCCATTTGTATAGAACTCTTTTCAATTTCTAAGGAGATATACCCATGAAAAAAAGATTCTTATGGGGCGTTCTTGCATCGGTTCTTTTGTTGTGCACTTCGGCTTGTAACACCACGGGGAATTATGCCGAGAGCGATAAGTCGGAAGTCGCCGGATCATTATTCCTTGGCTCAAAAAGTCCGTACCCGGTACCTACTAATCTTGTCTACACAGAAGCTCCTGCTGGTTATGAGGCCTCGTTTGTGTATGTACTACATCGACACGGATCAAGAAATTTATCAAGTTTCAAATATGACAAGGCATGGCTTGAATTGTTGGATACTGCTGGAAAAGAGGGGCAATTAACAGAAGCCGGGACCATGCTTTATGGGGAAATAAAGCAGATTGCAGATTACGAGGTTGGTAAATACGGTCTTTTAACAAACCTCGGAAAAGATGAACTTTTTGGCATCGGAAAAAGGGTTGGAGAAAATTTCAGCGATCTCTTTCGTACGGGAAGCCCTCTTTTTGCCGATGCTACCTACAAAGAGCGG
Coding sequences:
- a CDS encoding amylo-alpha-1,6-glucosidase; amino-acid sequence: MKSLTNKEFFFSSLPEMKALFGNLVTVKDKEGCKCPGIHQGFIASIIQFQPLLEIAVFTSDGTEVEFTLKEAISTPIEICKTFTSSLGLIMDQRFSVLGNQVFLHVEFSRTPDAGILDFSVDFSGALLFSPQGVPYHWEDEKMVNAYIKSPQQLHGIWKETNFILRFSRKLNQLALHKINADEIKREQYFSSHNLKKRYTYWVERPQRGGYDGASSLCSRNMGYAGAWIPDFSDGKKASIDINFSVFSTNEVADSDSPKSIEEVSSLLNTEWEEYIQKIPNFRCQEKNLEKIYYTSWYILKSGRIHFPEKRFRYPFTSVNKFHYYNQFFWDSAFQAIAWLWFNDPDPSESEMKNFVAHQWRNGMIPYELFMYPVNGREWMDGDSLTSGTTQPPVIGITLKEVFTKFGNKAYLDFFYDSLVEYERWLSLYRDLGKRGLSSYVNIWETGWDNSPRFDAAARNRVLDPFIEGVDFNVYIYILRETILQIASVLGKPEPLGIREHQAMTKRSMNELMYNQEDHFYYDLEAASDHRIPVKTAAGLLPLMTDIPSAAQRSALIDRYLCSEKEFLTTAPVPSVSQSEESYSSYDFWRGANWPQITWSVLYGICESEPDEAGKVLDRFLHSTSANENCYEYYDSATGEGAGLPFQGWGALYTDFIIRFVVGIHPTKKGFRFNPVSKKYRNFQLDNLILKGRKLSIERKGQTWNIGIAGYGVITYVETLICDVDLSGVEIAISFDQEKADLSSISFSGASYWRENKLFLTAEC
- a CDS encoding LacI family DNA-binding transcriptional regulator, with translation MAVTIKDIAKIAGVTHSTVSRCLNDKPGVSDAMRAEIKRIAQDLGFEFNANARSLHTSKTETIGIILNEANDDNQPHLFTNNFLRHIRHQLEEEDLDTITTFPHNDYSGKDNIQKIVNRRKVDGLILLTSSIEKETVDFLRDAEIPFVFSHQIPPDEFGKVNAVYCDHRKGGYLATKHLIDCGYRRILCVTRPDQRLEFALRTDGYRQALEEAGIAVDETMILKGGSSFDFCPEDVEREILQVSKYDAIFAHTDLIALEIMKELVKHGISVPKDIALMGYDNIELCTFFEPHLSSVAQPLEDISIKTCEILIKQLAGDNTVKRFVFQPRLIPRETT